The following coding sequences are from one Thermaerobacter subterraneus DSM 13965 window:
- a CDS encoding undecaprenyl-diphosphate phosphatase — protein sequence MELSLWNAVLLGVVQGLTEFLPVSSSGHLAVAEDLLGLQLPGLAFEVMVHLGTLAAVLVVYGADLRAALAGFVRTGGGLAGGRRPGSLQWWEGLDPGTRLGWLVIAGTIPAAVAGLAFEGLIEAAFESPVVVAAFWIFTGALLWWAGRRPPGGRPLARATLADAVVVGLFQALALFPGVSRSGSTLVGGLLRGLEREEAARLSFLLSVPAILGAAVLQLPDLAAAGGGTGWAPLLAGAVAAGVTGYMAIRWLLRWLIAGRLPWFAYYLWTVAILLLFYSGWRG from the coding sequence GTGGAGCTTTCCCTTTGGAACGCCGTCCTGCTGGGCGTGGTACAGGGTTTGACCGAGTTCTTGCCGGTCTCCAGCAGTGGCCACCTGGCGGTGGCCGAAGATCTCCTGGGGCTGCAGTTGCCGGGGCTGGCCTTCGAAGTGATGGTGCATCTCGGCACCCTGGCGGCGGTCCTGGTGGTGTACGGGGCGGACCTGCGGGCTGCCCTGGCCGGGTTTGTGCGCACCGGCGGGGGGTTGGCCGGGGGCCGCCGGCCAGGGAGCCTGCAGTGGTGGGAGGGGCTGGATCCCGGCACCCGGCTCGGCTGGCTCGTCATCGCCGGGACGATCCCGGCGGCCGTCGCCGGCCTGGCCTTCGAAGGCTTGATTGAAGCGGCTTTCGAGTCCCCCGTGGTGGTGGCCGCCTTCTGGATCTTCACCGGCGCGCTGCTCTGGTGGGCCGGGCGCAGGCCGCCGGGCGGTCGGCCCCTCGCCCGGGCGACCCTGGCCGACGCGGTGGTGGTCGGCCTGTTCCAGGCGCTGGCGCTGTTTCCCGGCGTCTCGCGCTCCGGCAGCACGCTGGTGGGCGGCCTGCTGCGGGGGCTGGAGCGGGAGGAGGCGGCCCGCCTGTCCTTTCTGCTCTCGGTGCCGGCCATCCTGGGCGCGGCGGTCCTGCAGCTGCCCGACCTGGCGGCCGCCGGCGGCGGCACCGGCTGGGCGCCCCTGCTGGCCGGGGCGGTGGCGGCCGGCGTCACCGGCTACATGGCCATCCGCTGGCTCCTGCGCTGGCTCATCGCCGGCCGGTTGCCATGGTTTGCATATTACCTGTGGACCGTCGCCATTCTTCTCTTGTTCTACAGCGGCTGGCGGGGCTGA
- a CDS encoding YlzJ-like family protein translates to MLLYTVVPLHQVLEGWDAPRPEPVELQINGRTVLVEPDSPYGGRIVRLLSCDPNDFLDPAYQPGRRVLWWGPR, encoded by the coding sequence TTGCTGCTCTACACCGTCGTTCCCCTCCACCAGGTGCTGGAGGGGTGGGATGCTCCCCGGCCGGAGCCGGTGGAGCTCCAGATCAACGGCCGCACGGTGCTGGTCGAACCCGACTCGCCCTACGGCGGCCGGATCGTCCGGCTCCTGTCCTGCGACCCCAACGACTTCCTGGATCCCGCGTACCAGCCCGGACGCCGCGTCTTGTGGTGGGGGCCCCGCTGA
- a CDS encoding ribonuclease J yields MVPLGGLGEIGKNMMVLETEQDLIVIDAGLAFPGDDMPGVDVVIPDYTYLIERRQKLRGIFLTHGHEDHIGGIPYLLKEIQAPIYATRLTLGLVERKLEEDKRALPPRSRAIRPGERVKAGAFTVEPFLVNHSIPDSVGFAIRTPVGLFIHTGDFKFDQTPIDGRVADYQRLAAYGAEGVHVLMMDSTNAERPGVTGSERQVGEALANVFRQARGRILIASFASHLHRLQQVFDLAAQFKRRLAVIGRSMENAVEVAMKLGYLRDTGGVLTPAEKIGELAPERVVVLMTGSQGEPLSALARAATGELRKLELIPGDTVVIAANPIPGNEKLVQRTVDNLFRRGCQVVYGPHAGVHVSGHGSREELRLMLNLTRPRFFIPVHGEYRHLLHNAELARSVGIPDNHILIGENGSVFEVTASTARVRGKVAAGAVMVDGLGVGDVGNVVLRDRRQLAQDGVLIVAMVLSREQRKVVSGPDLITRGFVYMRESEDLLSEARERAVKALNGIDEQDITEWSTIKAAVRDALGKFLYERTGRRPVILPIVLEV; encoded by the coding sequence ATGGTGCCGCTGGGCGGGCTGGGCGAGATCGGCAAGAACATGATGGTGCTCGAGACCGAGCAGGACCTGATCGTCATCGACGCGGGTCTGGCCTTCCCCGGCGACGACATGCCCGGCGTCGACGTCGTGATCCCGGACTACACCTATCTCATCGAACGCCGGCAGAAGCTTCGCGGTATCTTCCTCACCCACGGGCACGAGGACCACATCGGCGGGATCCCCTACCTGCTGAAGGAGATCCAGGCGCCCATCTACGCCACGCGCCTCACCCTGGGCCTGGTGGAGCGCAAGCTGGAGGAGGACAAGCGGGCCCTGCCCCCCCGGTCGCGGGCCATCCGGCCGGGCGAGAGGGTGAAGGCCGGCGCCTTCACCGTCGAGCCCTTCCTGGTGAACCATAGTATCCCCGACTCCGTGGGCTTTGCCATCCGCACGCCGGTGGGCCTTTTCATCCATACGGGGGACTTCAAGTTCGACCAGACGCCCATCGACGGGCGGGTAGCCGATTACCAGCGGCTGGCGGCCTACGGGGCCGAAGGCGTTCACGTGCTCATGATGGACAGCACCAACGCCGAGCGCCCCGGGGTCACGGGTTCGGAGCGGCAGGTGGGCGAAGCCCTGGCGAACGTCTTCCGGCAGGCGCGGGGGCGCATTCTCATCGCCAGCTTCGCCAGCCACCTGCACCGCTTGCAGCAGGTCTTCGACCTGGCGGCCCAGTTCAAGCGGCGCCTGGCCGTGATCGGGCGCAGCATGGAGAACGCCGTGGAGGTGGCGATGAAGCTGGGGTACCTGCGGGACACCGGCGGCGTCCTGACCCCGGCGGAGAAGATCGGCGAGCTGGCGCCCGAGCGGGTGGTGGTGCTGATGACGGGCAGCCAGGGCGAGCCCCTGTCCGCCCTGGCGCGCGCCGCCACCGGCGAGTTGCGCAAGCTCGAGCTGATCCCGGGCGACACGGTGGTCATCGCGGCCAACCCCATCCCCGGCAACGAGAAACTGGTGCAGCGCACCGTCGACAACCTGTTCCGGCGCGGCTGCCAGGTGGTATACGGTCCCCACGCCGGGGTGCACGTGTCCGGTCACGGGTCCCGGGAGGAGCTGCGGCTGATGCTCAACCTGACCCGGCCGCGGTTCTTCATCCCCGTCCACGGCGAGTACCGGCACCTGCTGCACAACGCGGAGCTGGCGCGCTCGGTGGGGATCCCGGACAACCACATCCTGATCGGCGAGAACGGCAGCGTCTTCGAGGTCACGGCCAGCACCGCCCGGGTGCGGGGCAAGGTGGCGGCGGGCGCCGTCATGGTCGACGGCCTGGGCGTGGGCGACGTGGGAAACGTGGTGCTGCGCGACCGGCGCCAGCTGGCCCAGGACGGCGTGCTGATCGTGGCCATGGTGCTCAGCCGGGAACAGCGCAAGGTGGTGTCGGGTCCGGACCTCATCACCCGCGGCTTCGTCTACATGCGCGAATCGGAAGACCTCTTGTCGGAGGCGCGGGAGCGGGCCGTCAAGGCCCTCAACGGCATCGACGAGCAGGACATCACCGAATGGTCCACCATCAAGGCCGCGGTGCGCGACGCCCTGGGGAAGTTCCTTTATGAGCGCACGGGCCGGCGGCCGGTGATCCTGCCCATCGTGCTGGAGGTGTAA
- the dapA gene encoding 4-hydroxy-tetrahydrodipicolinate synthase has translation MADYGSVITAMVTPFDSEGRLDVARAGALARRLVDAGSDGIVVAGTTGESPTLTEDERAALLAAVLDAVGDRVFVWMGTGTNDTATSIRLTRAAEHQGAHGVMLVAPYYNKPPQAGMLAHFRAVAEATSLPVMIYNVPGRTASNLEPATLARLVEQAPNVVAVKEASGNLDQVGEVRRLLPRPFRVYSGDDSLLLPILAVGGDGVVSVASHLVARELRQLVDAFRAGRVDQAAAIHLRLLPLFKGLFWTANPIPVKTALRWMGFDAGGFRPPLVEMPEELAGRLRRLLVELELLPA, from the coding sequence GTGGCCGATTACGGCTCGGTGATCACCGCCATGGTCACGCCCTTCGACAGCGAGGGGCGGCTCGACGTCGCCCGGGCGGGCGCCCTGGCCCGCCGCCTGGTGGACGCCGGCTCGGACGGCATCGTGGTGGCGGGCACCACCGGCGAATCGCCCACGTTGACCGAAGACGAGCGGGCGGCCTTGCTGGCGGCGGTGCTGGATGCCGTGGGCGACCGGGTCTTCGTCTGGATGGGGACCGGCACCAACGACACCGCCACCAGCATCCGCTTGACACGGGCGGCGGAGCATCAGGGCGCCCACGGGGTCATGCTGGTGGCGCCGTATTACAACAAGCCGCCCCAGGCAGGCATGCTGGCCCACTTCCGGGCGGTGGCCGAGGCGACGTCCCTGCCGGTGATGATCTACAACGTGCCGGGGCGCACCGCTTCCAACCTGGAGCCGGCGACCCTGGCCCGGCTGGTGGAACAGGCGCCCAACGTGGTGGCGGTGAAGGAGGCCAGCGGCAACCTGGACCAGGTGGGTGAGGTACGCCGCCTGCTGCCGCGCCCCTTCCGGGTGTATTCGGGCGACGACAGCCTGCTGCTGCCCATCCTGGCGGTGGGCGGGGATGGGGTGGTCAGCGTGGCCTCCCACCTGGTCGCGCGGGAGCTGAGGCAGCTGGTCGATGCTTTCCGGGCCGGCCGGGTCGACCAGGCCGCCGCCATCCACCTGCGGCTGCTGCCCCTGTTCAAGGGCCTGTTCTGGACGGCCAACCCGATCCCGGTGAAGACGGCCCTTCGCTGGATGGGCTTCGATGCCGGAGGGTTCCGGCCGCCGCTGGTGGAGATGCCGGAAGAGTTGGCGGGTCGCCTGCGCCGGCTGCTGGTGGAGCTGGAGCTCTTGCCTGCCTGA
- the dapG gene encoding aspartate kinase, with the protein MRTIVQKFGGTSLRGPQERAAAARHVVAAVQDGLKPVVVVSAMGRRGDPYATDTLLELARGVHPRLAEREQDLLMVCGEIISAVVFVQELRARGIQSVALTGGQAGIVTDGQFGDARILRVDPAPLRRLLERGLVPVVAGFQGVTEDGREFTTLGRGGSDTTAAALGVALRAEVVEIYTDVDGIKTADPRLVPEARTLSTATYDEIVQMAHEGARVVHPRAVELAMRGNVPLRIRSTFSDDPGTLITRHWEVDQVWPDLRQVRAVTGITHIPGLTQITLHTTAEDDQALNVRLFRSLADRGISVDMINVSPRRKSFVVRDERAGEARAALEELGLEPELRPGCAKVTVVGAGMHGVPGVMARVVEALKAAGVSILLTVDSHMTISCLVDGDDLGRAVRALHEHFGLGSVEPLLDGPERAPREQAPAASRGGRDRAPGTAAGEGGA; encoded by the coding sequence GTGCGCACCATCGTCCAGAAATTCGGCGGCACGTCCCTACGCGGCCCGCAGGAACGGGCGGCGGCCGCGCGCCATGTGGTCGCCGCCGTCCAGGACGGCCTCAAGCCGGTGGTGGTGGTGTCCGCCATGGGCCGGCGGGGCGATCCCTACGCCACCGACACCCTGCTGGAGCTGGCCCGGGGCGTGCACCCGCGGCTGGCCGAGCGGGAACAGGACCTGCTGATGGTTTGCGGCGAGATCATTTCGGCCGTGGTCTTCGTCCAGGAACTGCGGGCCCGGGGCATCCAGTCCGTGGCCCTGACGGGCGGCCAGGCGGGCATCGTCACCGACGGCCAGTTCGGCGATGCCCGCATCCTGCGGGTCGACCCGGCCCCCCTGCGCCGCCTGCTGGAGCGCGGCCTGGTCCCGGTGGTCGCCGGGTTTCAGGGCGTGACCGAGGACGGTCGCGAGTTCACCACCCTGGGCCGGGGCGGCAGCGACACGACCGCCGCGGCCCTGGGCGTGGCCCTGCGGGCCGAGGTGGTGGAGATCTACACCGACGTGGACGGGATCAAGACGGCCGATCCGCGCCTGGTCCCCGAGGCCCGCACCCTGAGCACGGCGACCTACGACGAGATCGTGCAGATGGCCCACGAAGGGGCGCGGGTGGTGCATCCCCGGGCGGTGGAGCTGGCCATGCGGGGCAACGTGCCCCTGCGCATCCGCAGCACCTTCAGCGACGACCCGGGCACGCTGATCACGCGGCACTGGGAGGTCGACCAGGTCTGGCCCGACCTGCGCCAGGTCCGGGCGGTGACGGGCATCACCCACATCCCCGGGCTGACCCAGATCACCCTGCACACCACCGCCGAGGACGACCAGGCGCTCAACGTGCGGCTCTTCCGCAGCCTAGCGGACCGGGGGATCAGCGTCGACATGATCAACGTCTCGCCCCGGCGCAAGTCCTTCGTTGTGCGGGACGAACGGGCCGGGGAGGCCCGGGCCGCCTTGGAGGAACTGGGGCTGGAACCGGAGCTGCGCCCGGGGTGTGCCAAGGTGACGGTGGTGGGCGCCGGGATGCACGGGGTCCCCGGGGTCATGGCCCGGGTGGTGGAAGCCCTCAAGGCCGCCGGGGTGTCCATCCTGCTGACCGTCGACTCCCACATGACCATCTCCTGCCTGGTGGACGGCGATGACCTGGGCCGGGCCGTGCGCGCCCTGCACGAGCACTTCGGCCTGGGATCGGTCGAGCCGCTTTTGGACGGGCCCGAACGGGCGCCGCGGGAGCAGGCGCCGGCGGCGTCCCGGGGCGGGCGGGACCGGGCCCCCGGTACCGCGGCGGGCGAAGGCGGAGCGTAG
- a CDS encoding aspartate-semialdehyde dehydrogenase: MGFRVAVVGATGLVGQQVLRVLEERRFPVEELRPLATSRSAGRTVEFGGTTWEVGEATAGALAGVDFAFFAASGDVSKELAPVAARAGAVVIDKSNTFRMDPEVPLVVPEVNGHALARHRNLIASPNCSTIQLVVALKPILDRFGLEQVVVSTYQAVSGTGAAALDELEAEVRAGVEGRVHGPQVYPQPIAFNVLPHCDRFEAEGYTLEEWKLVRETRKILEQPGLAVTATAVRVPVRVGHSEAVWLRTREEATVDDLRSALQAAPGVVVVDDPGAGAYPTPLQVAGRDEVYVGRLRHDPAVPRAFWLWIVADNLRKGAATNAVQIAEALVAAGAPSRH, translated from the coding sequence ATGGGCTTTCGGGTTGCTGTGGTGGGGGCCACGGGGCTGGTCGGCCAGCAGGTGCTGCGGGTACTGGAGGAGCGCCGCTTCCCGGTGGAGGAGCTGCGGCCCCTGGCCACCTCCCGCTCGGCCGGGCGCACGGTGGAGTTCGGCGGCACCACCTGGGAGGTGGGCGAGGCCACGGCCGGCGCGCTGGCCGGTGTCGATTTCGCCTTCTTTGCGGCCAGCGGCGACGTCAGCAAGGAGCTGGCACCCGTGGCGGCCCGGGCGGGCGCCGTGGTGATCGACAAGTCCAACACCTTCCGCATGGATCCGGAGGTTCCCCTGGTGGTGCCTGAGGTCAACGGTCACGCCCTGGCCCGCCACCGCAACCTGATCGCCAGCCCCAACTGCTCCACCATCCAGCTGGTGGTGGCGCTCAAGCCCATCCTCGACCGCTTTGGCCTGGAACAGGTGGTGGTGTCGACCTACCAGGCCGTCTCGGGCACGGGCGCCGCCGCCCTGGACGAGCTGGAGGCGGAGGTCCGGGCCGGCGTGGAGGGCCGCGTCCACGGGCCCCAGGTCTATCCCCAGCCCATCGCCTTCAACGTCCTGCCCCATTGCGACCGTTTCGAGGCGGAAGGCTACACCCTGGAGGAATGGAAGCTGGTGCGCGAGACCCGCAAGATCCTGGAGCAGCCCGGCCTGGCGGTGACGGCCACCGCCGTGCGGGTGCCGGTGCGGGTGGGGCACAGCGAGGCCGTATGGCTGAGAACCCGGGAGGAGGCCACCGTGGACGACCTGCGGTCGGCTCTCCAGGCGGCGCCCGGGGTGGTGGTGGTGGACGATCCCGGCGCCGGCGCCTATCCCACGCCCCTGCAGGTGGCAGGCCGCGACGAGGTGTACGTCGGCCGGCTGCGCCACGATCCCGCCGTGCCCCGCGCCTTCTGGCTCTGGATCGTGGCCGACAACCTGCGCAAAGGCGCCGCCACCAATGCCGTGCAGATCGCCGAGGCCCTGGTCGCCGCCGGGGCCCCCTCGAGGCACTAG
- a CDS encoding dipicolinate synthase subunit B, with translation MLEGRRVGFALCASHHNLDTVLGWVERFVAEGADVYPIVSHSVATVATRHGTPERWLARLEAVTGRSPWRAIPEVEPIGPGRLLDVLVIAPCTGTTLAKLANGFSDSAVLMAAKAQLRNQRPVVLAISTNDGLGLNARNLATLLNTRNVYFVPFGQDNPGEKPNSLTARFDLLPQTVAAALEGRQLQPLLVTPW, from the coding sequence GTGCTCGAGGGACGGCGCGTGGGTTTCGCGCTGTGCGCTTCCCATCACAATCTGGACACGGTCCTGGGGTGGGTGGAGCGGTTCGTGGCCGAGGGGGCCGATGTGTACCCCATCGTGTCCCACTCGGTGGCCACGGTAGCCACCCGCCACGGGACGCCGGAGCGGTGGCTGGCCAGGCTGGAAGCCGTCACGGGCCGCTCGCCCTGGCGGGCCATTCCCGAGGTCGAACCCATCGGGCCGGGGCGCCTGCTGGACGTGCTGGTGATCGCACCCTGCACGGGCACCACCCTGGCCAAGCTGGCCAACGGCTTCAGCGACTCGGCGGTGCTGATGGCGGCCAAGGCCCAGTTGCGCAACCAGCGGCCCGTGGTCCTGGCCATCTCGACCAACGACGGCCTGGGGCTCAACGCCCGGAACCTGGCCACGCTGCTCAACACCAGGAACGTCTACTTCGTTCCCTTTGGCCAGGATAATCCCGGCGAGAAACCGAACTCTCTGACGGCACGCTTCGACCTGTTGCCCCAGACGGTGGCCGCGGCGCTGGAGGGGCGCCAGCTCCAGCCCTTGCTGGTGACGCCTTGGTAG
- a CDS encoding NAD(P)-dependent oxidoreductase, which translates to MPVAAVITTDERQVACARELAARGWAVRWWGQPVEGLPGGAGAEALAGAAVVVGPVTGGPTVGLMNTVGAAWLEPARWPLAPGVLYVGGRPGPAAEAAVAAAGGRVYDILTDAAFAEANAWPTAEGAVLRAQQLDRQVVGGRTAVVVGYGRCGRALARLLHGFGCRVTVVARREESRARAAAGGAAAVAFDELAATLRDAELVFNTVPAPVLDAAALEALPPGALVIDIASHPGGVDWEAARRRQIRAYLELGLPARFFPVTAGRILAERVMAVASGQQT; encoded by the coding sequence ATGCCTGTGGCCGCGGTGATCACCACCGACGAGCGGCAGGTGGCCTGTGCCCGGGAACTGGCCGCCCGGGGATGGGCGGTGCGCTGGTGGGGACAGCCCGTGGAGGGCCTGCCCGGCGGGGCGGGCGCGGAGGCGCTGGCCGGGGCGGCGGTGGTGGTCGGGCCCGTGACGGGCGGTCCTACCGTGGGCCTGATGAACACGGTGGGCGCCGCCTGGCTCGAGCCGGCGCGCTGGCCGCTGGCGCCCGGTGTCCTCTACGTGGGCGGGCGGCCCGGGCCCGCCGCCGAGGCGGCGGTGGCTGCCGCGGGCGGCCGCGTGTACGATATCCTGACCGATGCCGCCTTTGCCGAGGCCAACGCCTGGCCGACGGCCGAGGGGGCCGTCCTGCGCGCCCAGCAGCTGGACCGGCAGGTGGTGGGCGGCCGGACCGCGGTGGTGGTGGGCTACGGGCGCTGCGGGCGGGCCCTGGCCCGGCTGCTGCACGGCTTCGGCTGCCGGGTGACGGTGGTGGCCCGGCGGGAAGAGTCGCGGGCCCGGGCAGCGGCCGGCGGGGCGGCGGCGGTGGCGTTTGACGAGCTGGCCGCTACCCTCCGGGATGCCGAGCTGGTCTTCAACACCGTCCCCGCCCCGGTGCTGGACGCGGCCGCCCTGGAAGCCCTCCCGCCCGGCGCCCTGGTGATCGACATCGCCTCCCATCCCGGCGGCGTGGACTGGGAAGCGGCCCGCCGCCGGCAGATCCGTGCCTACCTGGAGCTGGGCCTGCCGGCCCGGTTCTTCCCCGTGACGGCCGGCCGCATCCTGGCGGAACGGGTCATGGCGGTGGCGTCAGGTCAGCAAACCTGA
- the dapB gene encoding 4-hydroxy-tetrahydrodipicolinate reductase, translating to MRVIVCGATGQTGSAITRGLLAEPDVQLVGAVASHGAPDVGVEVGAGPAGVPLDTDLAAVLARTEADVLVDFTVAPVAERHLRLAVEHGVAPVVGTTGLSAEVLSALEEACRQRGLGAAVIANFSLGAMLLAQLAALAAELLPDLEIIELHHDRKRDRPSGTALRLRQRLEAVTGRPAPVHSVRLPGLVAHHRVILGGRGEVLTIAHDSLSRDSFVPGVLLAVRHVRQLAGRVVYDLEELVALPARRGGEPGRGAVRRRRG from the coding sequence GTGCGCGTGATCGTGTGCGGCGCCACCGGGCAGACGGGCAGCGCCATCACCCGCGGGCTCCTGGCTGAACCCGACGTCCAGCTGGTCGGGGCCGTGGCCTCCCACGGCGCCCCGGACGTGGGCGTCGAGGTGGGCGCCGGCCCGGCTGGCGTCCCCCTGGACACCGACCTGGCCGCCGTGCTGGCCCGCACGGAGGCCGACGTCCTGGTGGACTTCACCGTGGCGCCGGTGGCGGAGCGGCACCTGCGCCTGGCGGTGGAACACGGCGTGGCCCCGGTGGTGGGCACCACCGGCCTGTCCGCCGAGGTGCTGTCGGCCCTGGAGGAAGCCTGCCGCCAGCGGGGACTGGGCGCGGCCGTCATCGCCAACTTCTCCCTCGGGGCCATGCTGCTGGCCCAGCTGGCCGCCCTGGCGGCGGAGCTGCTGCCGGACCTGGAGATCATCGAACTGCATCACGACCGCAAGCGGGACCGGCCTTCGGGGACGGCCCTGCGCCTGCGGCAGCGCCTGGAGGCGGTGACGGGCCGGCCGGCACCCGTCCACAGCGTGCGCCTGCCCGGCCTGGTGGCGCATCACCGGGTGATCCTGGGGGGGCGCGGCGAGGTGCTGACCATCGCCCACGACAGCCTGAGCCGCGACTCCTTCGTGCCCGGCGTCCTGCTGGCCGTCCGGCACGTGCGCCAGCTGGCGGGCCGGGTGGTCTACGACCTGGAGGAACTGGTGGCCTTGCCGGCGCGCCGGGGCGGCGAGCCGGGCCGTGGTGCGGTCCGGCGGCGGCGGGGGTGA
- a CDS encoding DUF1269 domain-containing protein, whose protein sequence is MAKTVIGSFDKRQQAEAAVEALKARGVKEQEISLVSRREGGRDAGNGDPSFTNQSLSEGTAWGAGLGAGAGLLASAGALAIPGIGPLVAAGPLAATLSGAAAGGLAGGLVDWGIPEAEAREFENKVKQGKTLCAVRCEDAQVNDVAQVLRQHGAADVKTHPAAR, encoded by the coding sequence TTGGCCAAGACGGTCATTGGTTCCTTTGACAAGCGGCAGCAGGCGGAAGCGGCGGTGGAGGCCCTCAAGGCGCGGGGCGTGAAGGAGCAGGAGATCTCCCTGGTCTCCCGGCGGGAGGGCGGCCGGGATGCCGGCAACGGCGATCCGTCCTTCACCAACCAGTCGCTGAGCGAGGGCACGGCGTGGGGCGCCGGTCTGGGCGCGGGCGCCGGCCTCCTGGCTTCGGCCGGCGCGCTGGCCATCCCCGGCATCGGTCCCCTGGTGGCGGCCGGGCCTCTGGCGGCCACCCTCTCGGGCGCGGCGGCCGGCGGCCTGGCGGGTGGCCTGGTGGACTGGGGCATTCCCGAGGCCGAGGCCCGGGAGTTCGAGAACAAGGTGAAGCAGGGCAAGACCCTGTGTGCCGTGCGCTGCGAGGACGCCCAGGTCAACGACGTGGCCCAGGTGCTCCGCCAGCACGGCGCCGCCGACGTCAAGACCCATCCTGCTGCCCGCTGA
- a CDS encoding YlmC/YmxH family sporulation protein has product MRWTQLAGKEIIDITHARRLGRVADADLVFDPATGQVVELRLAGPPRPFWRGGRRVLVIPWPAIRRIGEDLVLVELPAAADPETGVREGGAH; this is encoded by the coding sequence GTGCGCTGGACGCAGCTGGCGGGCAAGGAGATCATCGACATCACCCACGCCCGGCGCCTGGGGCGGGTGGCCGACGCCGACCTGGTGTTCGACCCGGCCACGGGCCAGGTGGTGGAGCTGCGCCTGGCCGGGCCACCCCGCCCCTTCTGGCGCGGCGGGCGGCGGGTCCTGGTGATCCCGTGGCCGGCCATCCGCCGCATCGGCGAAGATCTGGTTCTGGTGGAATTGCCAGCCGCAGCAGACCCTGAGACCGGCGTGCGCGAGGGCGGTGCGCATTAG
- the dut gene encoding dUTP diphosphatase → MTGGSHQPAAAAGGVPVAVRRVHPRAQLPRYATELAAGCDLVAALDEPVRIPPGGTCRVPTGLAIALPPGYEAQVRPRSGWAARHGLTVLNAPGTIDADYRGEIQVLLVNLGREPVTVAPGDRIAQLVVAPVARAYFVEVESLPPTPRGEGGFGSTGR, encoded by the coding sequence ATGACGGGCGGCAGCCACCAGCCGGCCGCTGCCGCGGGGGGAGTGCCCGTGGCGGTGCGCCGCGTCCATCCCCGGGCGCAGTTGCCCCGCTATGCCACCGAGCTGGCGGCGGGTTGCGACCTGGTGGCGGCGCTGGATGAACCGGTCCGCATCCCGCCCGGGGGCACCTGCCGGGTGCCCACGGGCCTGGCCATCGCCCTCCCGCCCGGCTACGAGGCCCAGGTCCGGCCGCGCAGCGGCTGGGCCGCGCGCCATGGCCTCACCGTGCTCAACGCTCCCGGCACCATCGACGCCGACTATCGGGGCGAGATCCAGGTGCTGCTGGTCAACCTGGGCCGGGAGCCCGTCACCGTCGCGCCGGGCGACCGCATCGCCCAGCTGGTGGTGGCGCCGGTGGCGCGCGCGTACTTCGTCGAGGTGGAGAGCCTTCCCCCGACCCCCCGCGGGGAGGGGGGCTTCGGCAGCACGGGACGGTGA